GGTGATCATGTTCTTGATATAATCCGCGTGACCGGGACAGTCAATATGAGCGTAGTGGCGAGTTTCGCTTTCATATTCCACGTGACTCACAGCGATCGTCACAGTCTTGGTTTCGTCACGAACGGTTCCGCCCTTCGCAACATCAGCATAACTCTTGAGTTCAGCAAGACCCTTGTGAGCCTGAACTGCGAGCAGTGACGCAGTCAGAGTGGTCTTACCATGGTCGATGTGTCCAATCGTACCAACGTTTACGTGCGGCTTTGTTCGCTCAAAGACTTCCTTAGCCATCTCTCTTTAAAACCCCTTTTTCAGGCCCGCACTCGAGGACCTGAACAATAAAACCAACAAAACAATTAGCGAGGTAAAAACAGGAGTCACCCCTCGCACGCAAGAGGCACACACCTCCTGAGAACCACATTTAACGATAATCAAAAAGCTGCTGATGGGACTTGAACCCATGACCTCGTCCTTACCAAGGACGCGCTCTACCAACTGAGCCACAGCAGCACTTTTTGAGAATTAAACCGAAACGCGCTTCTATTCAAAAGCGGGTGAAGGGAATCGAACCCTCACGACCAGCTTGGAAGGCTGGGGCTCTACCATTGAGCTACACCCGCGTCTAATTTTACGTGACTCAGTCACTTCCAATTCTTTTGAATGGGGGAAGCAGGATTCGAACCTGCGAAGGCGTAGCCACCAGATTTACAGTCTGGCCCCTTTGGCCGCTCGGGAATTCCCCCTCCCAACCAGCCGAAGCTGGAAGTCACAAGTTGTAATCTGGTAACAATTTAAATAATAAAACCGCCTCAAATCGCAACTAAAAAGAGCTAGCGGTGGGAATCGAACCCACAACCTTCGGTTTACAAAACCGATGCTCTGCCGATTGAGCTACGCTAGCCTGTCAAACTGAGACTAAACTAGCAGGCTTCAAGCCTCATGAACCTGAACAACTCGCCTGGCTAAAGAGGTACTTTCCCCGCCGAAACTCAGTAAGCAGCTCAATATAGCAATCAGAGACCTGCTTGCAAGTGAGAACGACAGGCTGATTAGAAAAAATTGTTATCTTTTCTTAATGCTCTATGCCTATGCGGTCTAAGATTTTCCAACTCATTGGAATCTGTTTTCAGAACGGCAGAAAACGCCGCTTCATCCATGGGTTTCACAGCCTACTGAGTTACCCCTCCAAGTTCAATGAACAAAGCCCGAAAGGCCTGTAATCCAGACAGAAAACCGGCGTACAGGTTCACCGCGCATACAAAAAGCAGGCATGATTTCACAGAATCATGCCTGCTCAAGGGGAGAACTCACTAACAGATCCAGTTTACCGGAACTGATGAGCCTGCTTTTATATTCCCGGGATTTCCACCCGTTCCACCTGGGTAATCCGTCGCAGTTTTTTCAGAGCACGGGATTCCAATTGACGAATCCGTTCTTTCGTGACTCCGAAGCGATCGCCTACCTGTTCAAGTGTCTGAGGTTCATTGCGGGCATTCAAACCATAACGATAGATCAGAATGTCCTTTTCTCGACCATCCAGCTGGTCCAGAATACTCATGATGACTGCGTGTTGCTTCTGGTTGATCAACTCTTCCCGGTACTGACTTTCCCGTTCATCAGTCGACTGAAAGAACAGTTCGTCGTTCCCCGTACGGAACCGGTCGAGGACCTTATATTCCGCCGGGATTGACCGGGCGTAGTTTTTCATAATTGCCCAGCTGGCGTAAGTCGAGAATTTATTACCTTTGGTGTAATCAAATTTTTCGATGGCACGAATCAGGGACATGTTGCCGTCACTGACCATTTCGAAGAAGTTGCCGCCCGGACGAATGTGCCGCTTGGCAATCGAAACCACCAGTCGCAGGTTACTGCGGATCAGGAAGTTCTTCACGTCCGTGCTCTCATCGAACAGCTTCTCAATCTGATCCATGTCCCTGGCTTTCGGACGATTCGGATCCAGTTTTTCCTGAATCTGTGCCGCCTTGTATTTCAGGAAGTTCAATTTTCTGAAGTAATAAGCCTCTTCTTCCCGCGTGAGCAGCGGAATGGAATACAGGCTGGCCAGATACGGAGGCAGCCCGGGAGGCGTACGTACTTTCTCATTCGACTTATCGACTTCCGGAGCCGGTCCCAGGATGACCTTTTCCGCACCGGACTGATCGAATTCGTCGCTGTACATGTAATCGATGGTCTGGGCATGCAGGCGTGCTGCCCGTGCTTCGGAGATGATCCGATAGATGCTGGCCTTGGTTCGGCAGTAACGCCGCGCCAGCTTATCTACGGGAATGCCCCGTCGGAAGCTGTTGTAGATATCACGTTTCTGCTGATCCGTGATCTTTTCTGGTGCGTTCGGAAATATCGCCAATTCTGGATTCTCCCGATCAAAATTTTTCAGGGTATAGCGAATCGTTTCTGGTGAACGATTCATGTGCCGTGCGATACGACGACTGATTTCGGCGGGGCAGCCCCCATACCGGGCAAGTCGTCTGGCGCGGCGTAAAATTTCTTCGCGATCTTCGTCACTTAACTGACTGAAATTCATGCTGCGGACGACATGCCCCTTATTGTTTTGCAGATAACGGTCCACGGATGATTTCAGAAATCCGACACGCATCCGACCATTAAACCGGAAGCGGCGGCTGACCAGCCCCTTATCGCGCCAACGGTCGACAGTCTTGGTAGAAATGTTGAACTTCTTACTCAGATCCTGAACGGTGAAAACGTCTTCTTCCACGTCTTCGACGTCAATCTCAGCGCTCTCGGACAGGTCCTCAATGAAGCACCGCACATCATGCATGACGTCGCTGCCAATAATCATCAGGTCCGGATAAATCTCGGAGCGATATGTGGTGATCTGTTTGCAGATTTCCGGGTACTGATACTCCTGCTCCAGATCAATCTCTGTGAGAAGAGCTTCTGCACGGTCCATCTGCGCCAGTTTGACATCGTGAGGTGCATACTTCACCTGTTGATCTGCCAGTTGCTTCATGGCCGGATTGTTATATTTTGAGCTGATCATTATTCCCCACCCTCTTTTATGAATGTTCCGGGAAACCCAGCGTGTCCGTCACAATGTTGTCTCCGGGTTTTCATCTCTTCTACGTCTGAAAAGACGAATTTGAGAGTAAAAAGTTCACACATAAATTATTTTAGCCAAAGAAAGTTGGAATTCACCTGCAGATTGCCCGTTAAACCCGAATCCATCAGACACAACCAAGAGCAAACTGTTTATTTTCATACACTTACAAAAGCAACGCGTAATTTACCTCCATATTGTCGAGAGCCCCTTACCCCTTAAAAACAATACGATTTGCGCTCCCAGGGGCTCCCCGAAATCACAAAAATGTGTGAAATATCTCACATTTCAAAGTCGACACCCTGCATTCAAAAATAGTATACATATGAATTAACTAGTTGTCAACCATCTTGTACACCGCCCTGTTGTAGAAAACTCCCGAAGTCTCCCCAGTGTACATAAGGATCGAAATGAATAAATTTCTTACCACCAGCTACCGCGAATCCATCAAGATCTCTTTACCTTTGCTCACAGACAGATACGATGAAAGATGCTGGTTTGAGCGGTCTCTTAGCCTGAGGTACGCTGTTACCGGTATCCCTGTCTGATATCAGTACGTATTTCGTGCGTTCTGCATTTGAAGTATCTCCGTTGGAAACTTCAGCATATTCTCTCTGAATAGCGGGTAATCTCATGTTGCAGCGTGGTTCCAGCTCTCTCCGCAAGCGTCCTCATCAGTGGATCACTCTCGTTGCATTGATTTGTTTGACGCTTTTGGCAACTTCTTCAGCAGCCCCCCGCAAGAACACCAAAAAGAAGCTCCCCCCGCTGAATCTGCCTCCCCTGAAAACCCAGGAAC
The nucleotide sequence above comes from Gimesia sp.. Encoded proteins:
- a CDS encoding sigma-70 family RNA polymerase sigma factor, which gives rise to MISSKYNNPAMKQLADQQVKYAPHDVKLAQMDRAEALLTEIDLEQEYQYPEICKQITTYRSEIYPDLMIIGSDVMHDVRCFIEDLSESAEIDVEDVEEDVFTVQDLSKKFNISTKTVDRWRDKGLVSRRFRFNGRMRVGFLKSSVDRYLQNNKGHVVRSMNFSQLSDEDREEILRRARRLARYGGCPAEISRRIARHMNRSPETIRYTLKNFDRENPELAIFPNAPEKITDQQKRDIYNSFRRGIPVDKLARRYCRTKASIYRIISEARAARLHAQTIDYMYSDEFDQSGAEKVILGPAPEVDKSNEKVRTPPGLPPYLASLYSIPLLTREEEAYYFRKLNFLKYKAAQIQEKLDPNRPKARDMDQIEKLFDESTDVKNFLIRSNLRLVVSIAKRHIRPGGNFFEMVSDGNMSLIRAIEKFDYTKGNKFSTYASWAIMKNYARSIPAEYKVLDRFRTGNDELFFQSTDERESQYREELINQKQHAVIMSILDQLDGREKDILIYRYGLNARNEPQTLEQVGDRFGVTKERIRQLESRALKKLRRITQVERVEIPGI